A single Herpetosiphonaceae bacterium DNA region contains:
- a CDS encoding GPW/gp25 family protein, with protein sequence MQIDYPFHIDRRGHTADTTQDEHIRDLIEQVLFTSPGERVNRPTFGSGLLQLVFAPNSDVLATATQASVQGALQQWLGDLIQVEAVQVTNVDSTLEVLVQYIVRRTQQRQVAQFQRAVP encoded by the coding sequence ATGCAGATCGATTATCCGTTTCATATCGACCGGCGCGGCCATACCGCCGACACCACCCAGGACGAGCATATCCGCGATCTGATCGAGCAGGTCTTGTTCACCTCGCCCGGCGAGCGCGTCAATCGCCCGACCTTCGGCAGCGGCCTGCTGCAACTGGTCTTCGCGCCCAACAGCGACGTGCTGGCGACGGCGACCCAGGCCAGCGTGCAGGGCGCGCTCCAGCAGTGGCTCGGCGATCTGATCCAGGTCGAGGCCGTCCAGGTGACAAACGTCGACTCGACGCTTGAGGTGCTGGTGCAGTATATCGTGCGCCGCACCCAGCAGCGCCAGGTCGCGCAGTTCCAGCGAGCCGTGCCATGA
- a CDS encoding phage baseplate assembly protein V codes for MTTNFYGKYRGVVTDNQDPLMIGRIRARVPDVMGDLESGWAMPCLPFAGSGMGFFALPKVGAGVWIEFEHGDPDYPIWSGCWWGSVAEAPPILLAPPYKKVLLKTEGGHSIILDDTPGIGGITLETSSGQKIVLSALGVEITTGQGGTIKMTGPQVSINNGALEVI; via the coding sequence ATGACAACCAACTTCTACGGCAAATATCGCGGCGTCGTCACCGACAACCAGGACCCGCTGATGATCGGGCGGATTCGGGCGCGCGTTCCCGACGTGATGGGCGATCTTGAGAGCGGCTGGGCCATGCCCTGTCTGCCCTTCGCCGGCAGCGGCATGGGCTTTTTCGCCCTGCCGAAGGTCGGCGCTGGCGTCTGGATCGAGTTCGAGCACGGCGATCCCGACTACCCGATCTGGTCCGGCTGCTGGTGGGGCTCCGTCGCGGAGGCGCCGCCGATCCTGCTCGCGCCGCCGTACAAAAAAGTCTTGCTCAAGACCGAGGGCGGCCACAGCATCATCCTCGACGACACGCCCGGCATCGGCGGGATTACGCTTGAGACGTCGAGCGGCCAGAAGATCGTGCTCTCCGCGCTGGGCGTCGAGATCACCACCGGCCAGGGCGGCACGATCAAGATGACCGGCCCGCAAGTCTCGATCAACAACGGCGCACTGGAGGTGATCTAA
- a CDS encoding putative baseplate assembly protein, with protein MSTQYRCNNQTRRDLVRAPRAHDGTPLTPTINGIDFLEVGPDQKTLTVVLIHNLPGTPTDPVPPAPAPALTPNNVQIEGGVRITNVLVTAVSADADVLTVTVDQPGDFSTYTLRLVQGPNNAAPPGGFDPQLSAIEFSFKVDCPSEFDCAPDQECPTEPPPEPEIDYLAKDYTSFRRLMLDRMSVLLPQWQERNAADMHVALVELLAYAGDHLSYFQDAVATEAYLGTARRRTSIRRHARLLDYVMHDGCNARAWVYFEVHAGGDADGENLETGRVLLTRGADDNPIVAPTKLQETLAERPLVFETRTAVRLSAAHNEINFYTWDDTGCCLPRGATCATLRDKPETPLQLQVGDFLLFEEIKSPTTGAEADADPSHRHVVRLTQVQPTADILHNTAIVEIAWSQADALPFPLCISAEVSDRSGNRLIPDVSVARGNIALADHGRTITDEALVPDRAPQQTPYRPRLARGGLTYEGPLDLGSASAALRWDVRKARPRVRLRGEDRPWLPQFDLLGSDSFRTEFVVEMESDGLAHLRFGDGVLGRAPAPGASFTATYRIGNGTAGNVGSSAIGRIVKTGSGIASVRNPLPAVGGTDPELLEQVRLYAPQAFRTQERAVTEADYAEVARRHPDVQQAVARIRWTGSWYTVFVTIDRKGGQPVDPAFKDEIRAHLERYRIAGYDLEIASPLFVPLDLLLSVCVKPGYFRSSVKEALLIALSSTTAPGGQRGFFHPDNFTFGQAVYLSQIYEAAMRVTGVASVDVLRFQRWGKTANQEIENGVLALGPIEVARLDNDPNFPENGKLEIQTGGGL; from the coding sequence ATGAGTACGCAATACCGCTGCAACAACCAGACCCGCCGCGATCTCGTGCGCGCGCCCCGCGCGCACGACGGCACGCCGCTCACGCCGACGATCAACGGCATCGACTTTCTGGAGGTCGGCCCCGATCAGAAAACGCTCACGGTTGTCTTGATCCACAACCTGCCGGGCACGCCCACCGACCCGGTGCCGCCCGCGCCCGCGCCCGCGCTGACGCCCAACAACGTGCAGATCGAGGGCGGCGTGCGGATCACCAACGTGCTGGTGACAGCCGTCAGCGCCGACGCCGACGTGCTGACCGTCACCGTCGACCAGCCGGGCGACTTCTCGACCTACACGCTGCGCCTGGTGCAGGGGCCGAACAACGCCGCGCCGCCCGGTGGCTTCGATCCGCAGCTTTCGGCGATTGAGTTCTCGTTCAAGGTCGATTGTCCGAGCGAGTTCGACTGTGCGCCCGACCAGGAGTGCCCGACCGAGCCGCCGCCGGAGCCGGAGATCGATTACCTGGCGAAGGACTACACCAGCTTCCGCCGCCTGATGCTCGACCGCATGAGCGTGCTGCTGCCCCAGTGGCAGGAGCGCAACGCCGCCGATATGCACGTCGCGCTGGTGGAGCTGCTGGCCTACGCGGGCGATCACCTGAGCTACTTTCAGGATGCCGTCGCGACCGAGGCCTACCTGGGCACCGCCCGCCGCCGCACCTCGATTCGCCGCCATGCCCGGCTGCTCGATTATGTCATGCACGATGGCTGCAACGCTCGCGCCTGGGTCTACTTCGAGGTCCACGCGGGCGGCGACGCCGACGGCGAGAATCTGGAGACGGGCCGCGTGCTGCTGACCCGTGGCGCGGACGATAACCCGATCGTCGCGCCGACCAAGCTCCAGGAGACGCTGGCCGAGCGTCCGCTGGTCTTTGAAACCAGAACCGCCGTGCGGCTGAGCGCCGCCCACAACGAGATCAACTTCTACACCTGGGACGATACCGGCTGCTGCCTGCCGCGCGGTGCCACGTGCGCGACGCTGCGCGACAAGCCGGAGACGCCGCTCCAGCTTCAGGTCGGCGACTTCCTGCTGTTCGAGGAGATCAAAAGCCCGACGACCGGAGCCGAGGCCGACGCCGATCCGAGTCATCGCCATGTGGTGCGGCTGACGCAGGTACAGCCCACCGCCGACATTCTGCACAACACCGCGATCGTCGAGATCGCGTGGAGCCAAGCCGACGCGCTGCCGTTTCCGCTGTGCATCTCCGCCGAGGTCAGCGACCGCAGCGGCAACCGGCTGATCCCGGATGTCAGCGTCGCGCGCGGCAACATCGCGCTGGCCGATCATGGCCGCACCATCACCGACGAAGCCCTGGTGCCGGATCGCGCGCCGCAGCAAACGCCCTACCGCCCGCGCCTGGCCCGCGGCGGTCTGACCTACGAGGGGCCGCTCGATCTTGGATCGGCGAGTGCCGCGCTACGCTGGGACGTGCGCAAAGCCCGTCCGCGCGTCCGGCTGCGCGGCGAGGATCGCCCGTGGCTGCCGCAGTTCGATCTGCTGGGCAGCGACAGCTTCCGCACCGAGTTCGTGGTCGAGATGGAGAGCGACGGCCTGGCGCATCTGCGCTTCGGCGATGGCGTGCTTGGCCGAGCGCCCGCGCCCGGCGCGAGCTTCACCGCGACCTACCGGATCGGCAACGGCACGGCGGGCAACGTCGGCAGCAGCGCGATCGGGCGAATCGTCAAGACCGGCAGCGGCATTGCCAGCGTCCGCAACCCGCTTCCGGCGGTCGGCGGCACCGATCCTGAGCTGCTTGAGCAGGTCCGGCTCTACGCGCCGCAGGCGTTCCGCACCCAGGAGCGCGCCGTCACCGAGGCCGACTACGCCGAGGTTGCGCGCCGCCACCCCGACGTGCAGCAGGCGGTCGCCAGGATTCGCTGGACCGGTAGCTGGTACACGGTCTTCGTCACGATCGACCGCAAGGGCGGCCAGCCGGTCGATCCCGCCTTCAAAGACGAGATTCGCGCCCACCTTGAGCGCTACCGCATCGCCGGGTACGACCTTGAGATCGCGTCGCCGCTCTTCGTGCCGCTCGACCTGCTGCTGTCGGTCTGCGTCAAGCCGGGCTACTTCCGCAGCAGCGTCAAAGAGGCGCTGCTGATCGCGCTCAGCAGCACGACAGCGCCCGGCGGCCAGCGCGGCTTCTTCCACCCCGACAACTTCACCTTCGGCCAGGCGGTCTACCTGAGCCAGATCTACGAGGCCGCGATGCGCGTCACGGGCGTTGCCTCGGTGGACGTGCTGCGCTTCCAGCGCTGGGGTAAGACGGCCAATCAGGAGATCGAAAACGGCGTGCTCGCGCTCGGCCCGATCGAGGTCGCGCGGCTCGACAACGATCCCAATTTTCCCGAAAACGGCAAGCTAGAGATTCAGACCGGGGGCGGCCTATGA